Proteins encoded together in one Pseudorca crassidens isolate mPseCra1 chromosome 17, mPseCra1.hap1, whole genome shotgun sequence window:
- the ZHX1 gene encoding zinc fingers and homeoboxes protein 1, which produces MASRRKSTTPCMVLASEQDPDLELISDLDEGPPVLTPVENTRAESISSDEEVHESVDSDNQQNKKVEGGYECKYCTFQTPDLNMFTFHVDSEHPNVVLNSSYVCVECNFLTKRYDALSEHNLKYHPGEENFKLTMVKRNNQTIFEQTINDLTFDGSFVKEENSEQAESTEVSSSGISISKTPIMKMMKNKVENKRITVHHNSVEDVPEEKENEIKPDREGTVENPSSSASESNTSTSIVNRIHPNTASTVVTPAAVLPGLAQVITAVSAQQNSNLIPKVLIPVNSIPTYNAALDNNPLLLNTYNKFPYPTMSEITVLSAQAKYTEEQIKIWFSAQRLKHGVSWTPEEVEEARRKQFNGTVHTVPQTITVIPTHISTGSNGLPSILQTCQIVGQPGLVLTQVAGTNTLPVAAPIALTVAGVPNQTNAQKSQLPATQPTAETKPAAAGAPSSQLVKNETAVANPDAFGVRAKKTKEQLAELKVSYLKNQFPHDSEIIRLMKITGLTKGEIKKWFSDTRYNQRNSKSNQCLHLNSDSSATIIIDSSDETTESPTVVTSQQKQSWNPFPDFTPQKFKEKTAEQLRALQASFLNSSVLTEEELNRLRAQTKLTRREIDAWFTEKKKSKALKEEKGEIEESNAGSSKEETGETSPGDESSAPKSGSTGKICKKTPEQLHMLKSAFVRTQWPSPEEYDKLAEESGLARTDIVSWFGDTRYAWKNGNLKWYYYYQSANSSSMNGLSSLRKRGRGRPKGRGRGRPRGRPRGSKRMNNWDRGPSLIKFKTGTAILKDYYLKHKFLNEQDLDELVNKSHMGYEQVREWFAERQRRSELGIELFEENEEEDEVIDDQEEDEEETDDSDTWEPPRHVKRKLSKSDD; this is translated from the coding sequence ATGGCAAGCAGGCGAAAATCCACAACACCCTGCATGGTCCTTGCCAGTGAACAGGATCCAGACCTCGAGCTGATATCAGATTTGGATGAAGGTCCTCCTGTACTTACACCTGTAGAAAACACCAGAGCAGAGAGTATCTCAAGTGATGAAGAAGTTCATGAATCCGTAGACTCTGACaatcagcaaaataaaaaagttgAAGGTGGCTATGAATGTAAATATTGTACTTTTCAAACTCCAGATCTAAATATGTTTACTTTTCATGTGGATTCAGAACATCCCAATGTAGTGCTAAATTCATCCTATGTTTGTGTCGAATGCAATTTTCTTACCAAAAGGTATGATGCACTTTCCGAGCATAATCTGAAATATCACCCGGGAGAAGAAAATTTCAAGTTGACTATGGTGAAACGAAATAACCAGACAATCTttgaacaaacaataaatgatctGACTTTTGATGGTAGTTTTGTTAAAGAGGAGAATTCAGAGCAAGCTGAATCGACAGAAGTTTCTTCTTCGGGAATATCTATCAGTAAAACTCCTATcatgaaaatgatgaaaaataaagtgGAGAACAAACGGATTACAGTTCATCATAATTCAGTTGAGGACGTTCcggaagagaaagagaatgaaatcaaACCAGACCGTGAAGGAACTGTGGAAAATCCAAGTTCTTCAGCTTCTGAATCGAATACAAGTACTTCCATTGTAAACAGAATACATCCAAATACTGCCAGCACAGTTGTGACCCCGGCAGCAGTTCTTCCTGGGTTAGCACAGGTTATCACTGCTGTATCAGCTCAGCAGAATTCCAATTTGATTCCCAAAGTCCTCATCCCTGTTAATAGCATTCCTACCTACAATGCTGCATTGGATAACAACCCCCTTTTGCTTAACACCTACAACAAATTCCCTTATCCAACAATGTCAGAAATTACTGTTCTTTCTGCCCAAGCGAAATATACGGAGGAACAGATCAAGATATGGTTTTCAGCCCAACGTCTAAAACATGGTGTTAGCTGGACTCCCGAGGAAGTAGAGGAGGCGAGAAGAAAACAATTCAACGGAACAGTCCACACTGTACCTCAGACCATAACTGTCATCCCCACCCACATTTCCACAGGGAGTAATGGTTTACCATCTATCTTACAGACATGCCAAATAGTTGGCCAGCCAGGTCTGGTCCTTACCCAAGTGGCTGGCACGAATACCTTGCCAGTAGCAGCACCTATAGCCTTGACAGTGGCAGGGGTTCCAAATCAAACAAACGCACAGAAAAGTCAGCTCCCAGCCACTCAGCCTACTGCAGAGACCaagccagcagcagcaggagcccCATCCTCTCAGCTTGTAAAAAATGAGACTGCAGTGGCGAACCCTGATGCGTTCGGCGTTCGGGCAAAAAAGACTAAAGAGCAACTGGCAGAATTAAAAGTTAGCTACCTAAAGAATCAGTTTCCCCATGATTCCGAAATTATCAGACTTATGAAAATCACAGGGCTGACAAAAGGAGAGATTAAAAAATGGTTTAGTGACACAAGGTACAACCAGAGAAATTCAAAGAGTAATCAGTGCTTACATCTCAACAGTGATTCCTCCGCCACTATTATCATAGACTCCAGCGATGAAACCACGGAATCCCCAACTGTTGTTACTTCACAGCAGAAACAATCCTGGAATCCTTTTCCAGACTTTACTCCCCAAAAGTTTAAAGAGAAGACGGCAGAGCAGCTTCGTGCCCTACAGGCAAGTTTTCTCAACAGCTCCGTACTTACAGAAGAAGAATTAAATAGGTTAAGAGCGCAAACCAAACTTACCAGAAGGGAAATTGATGCTTGGTTtacagagaagaagaaatcaaaagctttaaaggaagagaaaggagaaatagaggaaAGCAATGCAGGTAGTTCCAAAGAAGAAACTGGAGAAACTTCTCCTGGAGATGAGTCTAGTGCACCTAAGTCAGGGAGTACGggcaaaatatgtaaaaaaacacCCGAGCAGTTGCACATGCTTAAAAGCGCATTTGTCCGAACACAGTGGCCGTCGCCAGAAGAGTATGACAAGTTGGCTGAAGAAAGTGGGCTTGCTAGAACAGACATAGTTAGTTGGTTTGGGGACACCCGTTATGCTTGGAAAAATGGAAACTTAAAATGGTACTACTACTATCAAAGCGCCAATTCAAGCAGTATGAACGGTCTGTCTTCTCTtagaaaaagggggagagggagacccaaaggaaggggaagaggaagaccTCGCGGGCGGCCCAGAGGAAGCAAGAGAATGAACAACTGGGACAGGGGGCCGTCCCTCATCAAATTTAAAACTGGAACTGCAATACTTAAGGATTATTACCTGAAGCACAAATTTCTTAATGAGCAAGACCTCGATGAACTTGTTAACAAATCACATATGGGCTACGAGCAGGTCAGAGAATGGTTTGCTGAAAGACAGAGAAGATCAGAGTTAGGTATAGAATTATTTGAGGAAAATGAGGAGGAAGATGAAGTTATTGATGATCAGGAAGAGgatgaagaagaaacagatgaCAGTGACACTTGGGAACCCCCACGACATGTGAAGCGGAAGCTTTCTAAATCAGATGACTGA